The following are encoded together in the Arcticibacterium luteifluviistationis genome:
- a CDS encoding porin family protein produces the protein MKKLLVLVSLISFITTPNKAFSKAWAAVDTTILSFSDNSLNKRVTVISTGNKDLDIPISFNLEKLLTELGLDEEQTQSILSNIKNDKYQSDTLNVISPSGQKLQILGIASPHKFPREEEYTNEYESEDNWESESNEDKYSPESSPKFFPKSDFGFYFGLNNYKNSSSTAPSQLSKLRPWGSRYVAFSFRKNATISKSKNLDLALSYGPEFAIYNFMFENSNGLLNQNDQVSFETLEYDTKKSKLTVPYINLPILLSLGTKNKGFKLSLGGYMGYRIGSHTKTKDTDGNKEKIRDGFNLHRFNYGLTSEIGKKSGLSFFFRYDLRPLFESNQINAKKIQAYSFGIRL, from the coding sequence ATGAAAAAACTTCTAGTCTTAGTTAGTCTTATTTCTTTCATAACAACTCCTAATAAAGCCTTTAGTAAGGCTTGGGCTGCTGTAGACACCACCATTCTATCCTTTTCTGACAACTCTCTCAATAAAAGGGTAACAGTAATAAGCACCGGAAATAAAGACTTGGACATTCCCATCTCTTTCAATCTAGAAAAACTTTTAACTGAACTCGGCTTAGATGAAGAGCAAACCCAAAGCATTTTAAGCAATATCAAGAATGATAAATATCAAAGCGATACCTTAAACGTAATAAGCCCTTCCGGTCAAAAACTTCAGATTCTAGGAATAGCTTCACCCCACAAGTTTCCCCGAGAAGAGGAATACACCAACGAATACGAATCGGAAGACAACTGGGAGTCCGAAAGTAATGAAGACAAATATTCACCGGAAAGTTCACCAAAATTCTTCCCTAAAAGTGATTTCGGTTTCTATTTCGGTCTTAACAATTATAAAAACTCATCATCTACAGCTCCTTCACAACTAAGTAAACTTAGGCCCTGGGGCTCACGATACGTCGCTTTTTCATTTAGAAAAAATGCCACCATATCAAAAAGCAAGAATCTGGATCTAGCACTCAGCTATGGTCCAGAATTCGCCATATATAATTTTATGTTTGAAAACAGCAATGGCCTCCTAAATCAAAACGATCAAGTAAGTTTCGAAACTTTGGAATACGATACTAAAAAATCAAAACTCACTGTACCCTATATCAACCTGCCTATCCTACTAAGCTTAGGAACTAAAAATAAAGGTTTCAAACTAAGCTTAGGTGGATACATGGGTTATAGAATAGGCAGCCATACCAAAACAAAAGATACCGATGGCAACAAAGAAAAAATAAGAGATGGATTTAACCTCCATCGATTTAATTACGGCCTTACTTCCGAAATTGGAAAAAAAAGTGGCCTATCATTTTTCTTTAGATACGATTTAAGACCGCTATTTGAATCAAATCAA